The region TCCGTGCACCCCGCCCAGGCGAACGCCTTGTTCGATGCTTCGGTCAGCACCTTCTTCATCAGGGTTTCGAGCGGCATCGCCGTGACGGCGCGCATCTGCATGCGCTCCGCGGAGGAGGGATGCATTTCGCCGATCTTGATCGGTGCGCCGGCGAGCGTCGCGCACAGGAGCACGTCGTAGCGGCTCAGTAAATCGGCGAGGCGTTCAGTGATGCGGCGCTGTTCTTCCAGTGCGCCGGGCAGGCCGCGCTCTCCGAGTTTGCGGCCGACGTGCGCCATGGTCCACGTCGAGATTTCAAATTCGTCGCGCAGCGGTTTGCGGCCGGTGATGCGGTCCGCGTTGAGCACCATTTCTTCCGCCGTCACCGACCAGAGCATCAGGAACGCATGGCGGACTGCCGCGAAATCGATCCCGAGCGACACCGGTTCGATGTTATGGCCCAGCGAACTGGCGAGTTGCGCGGCGTCTTCGAGGGCGGCGCGCGAGTCGGCGGAGAGCGAGAGTGCCAGCATCGGATCGGTGACGTAGGCAATGTTCAGCGGCTTGCATGGCTCGCGGCTTGCGCCAAGGAAAGTGCCCGGCGCGCCGAGCGGCCGGTCCGCGTTGCCCGCCAGCAGATCGAGCAGCAGGGCGCTGTCGCGCACGCTGCGCGATACCGCGTGATCGACGCCGAGCTCACCGGCCGCAGCGGTCGGCGTTGCGAGCGGCACGCGTCCGCGGGAAGGCTTGAGGCCGAACAGTCCGCAACATGACGCGGGAATGCGGATGGAGCCGCCGCCATCCGCCGCATGCGCAAGCGGTACGATGCCCGCGGCGACCGCCGCGGCCGCACCGCCGCTTGAACCGCCAGGCGTGTGATCGAGACTCCACGGATTGCGGCACGCGCCGAACAATTCGGGCTCGGTATAAGGCATCTGCCCGAGTTCGGAGGTGTTGGTCTTCGCGAAGATATTGAGGCCGGCCGCTTTCGCAAGCGCGACGACCGGCGCGTCCTCAGCAGGAATGAAATGGCGATAGTGACGGCTGCCCATCGACATGCGCAACCCGGCGACCGCTGCGCCCAGATCCTTGATCAGATAGGGCACGCCCGCGAGCGCCGCTTGCGCGCTTCCACCATCCGCATGGTTCGCGCCATTTGCCCTCGTCGCATCATCGCGCGAGGCGCGCTGACGCGCGGCGTCGTAGTCCTTCAGGACGACCGCATTGATCGCGGGATTGACGGCCTCGGTGCGGCAGATCGCGATGTCCAGCAACTCGCGCGCGCTTGCTTCGCGGCGTCGAACCAGATCGGCGAGGCCGATGGCGTCATGGGCGAGATAGTCTGATTGCACGACGGACGGGGCCTCTCTATCGGATGTTGGACTGTGCATGTTGCATCGGCGCCGATGA is a window of Paraburkholderia phytofirmans OLGA172 DNA encoding:
- a CDS encoding amidase; translation: MQSDYLAHDAIGLADLVRRREASARELLDIAICRTEAVNPAINAVVLKDYDAARQRASRDDATRANGANHADGGSAQAALAGVPYLIKDLGAAVAGLRMSMGSRHYRHFIPAEDAPVVALAKAAGLNIFAKTNTSELGQMPYTEPELFGACRNPWSLDHTPGGSSGGAAAAVAAGIVPLAHAADGGGSIRIPASCCGLFGLKPSRGRVPLATPTAAAGELGVDHAVSRSVRDSALLLDLLAGNADRPLGAPGTFLGASREPCKPLNIAYVTDPMLALSLSADSRAALEDAAQLASSLGHNIEPVSLGIDFAAVRHAFLMLWSVTAEEMVLNADRITGRKPLRDEFEISTWTMAHVGRKLGERGLPGALEEQRRITERLADLLSRYDVLLCATLAGAPIKIGEMHPSSAERMQMRAVTAMPLETLMKKVLTEASNKAFAWAGCTELFNLTGQPAMSVPLYWNARGLPIGVQFATRNGGEATLLRLAAQLEAARPWFDKRPPLIQARS